Proteins from a single region of Schistocerca gregaria isolate iqSchGreg1 chromosome 3, iqSchGreg1.2, whole genome shotgun sequence:
- the LOC126355693 gene encoding cuticle protein 16.5-like, with the protein MNTLIVLSAVLAVAVAKPGYLGAAPAAVVAPAAYAAPAVVAAPVHAGYAAYGPAPVAVRSDGYLLDTPAVAANRAAHLTAVAQTQARDAVINGAALAYAARAYAAPAVAYAAPAPLAYAAPSALAAAAHLQAKAALLG; encoded by the exons ATGAACACCCTG ATCGTCCTGAGCGCCGTCCTGGCCGTCGCCGTGGCTAAGCCCGGCTAcctcggcgccgcccccgccgcagtCGTCGCCCCCGCCGCGTACGCCGCCCCCGCGGTGGTGGCCGCCCCCGTGCACGCCGGCTACGCCGCCTACGGCCCCGCCCCCGTCGCCGTGCGCTCCGACGGCTACCTGCTGGACACCCCTGCCGTCGCCGCCAACAGAGCCGCCCACCTGACCGCCGTCGCCCAGACTCAGGCCCGTGACGCCGTCATCAACGGCGCCGCCCTCGCCTACGCCGCCCGCGCTTACGCCGCCCCCGCTGTGGCGTACGCCGCCCCCGCCCCTCTAGCCTATGCTGCCCCCAGTGCTCTCGCTGCCGCCGCCCATCTCCAGGCTAAGGCTGCTCTCCTGGGCTGA
- the LOC126355515 gene encoding cuticle protein 16.5-like isoform X2: MNTLIVLSAVLAVAVAKPGYLGAAPAAVVAPAAYAAPAVLAAPVHAGYAAYGPAPVAVRSDGYLLDTPAVAATRAAHLTAVAQTQARDAVINGAALAYAARAYAAPAVAYAAPAHVAYAAPAAYAAPGALAAAAHLHAKAALLG; the protein is encoded by the coding sequence ATCGTCCTGAGCGCCGTCCTGGCCGTCGCCGTGGCTAAGCCCGGCTACCTGGGTGCCGCTCCCGCCGCAGTCGTCGCCCCCGCTGCGTACGCCGCCCCCGCGGTGCTGGCCGCCCCCGTGCACGCCGGCTACGCCGCCTACGGCCCCGCCCCCGTCGCCGTGCGCTCCGACGGCTACCTGCTGGACACCCCTGCCGTCGCCGCCACCAGGGCCGCCCACCTGACCGCCGTCGCCCAGACTCAGGCCCGTGACGCCGTCATCAACGGCGCCGCCCTCGCCTACGCTGCCCGTGCTTACGCCGCCCCCGCTGTGGCGTACGCCGCCCCCGCTCACGTCGCctatgccgcccccgccgcctacgCTGCCCCTGGTGCTCTCGCCGCCGCCGCCCATCTCCATGCTAAAGCTGCTCTGCTGGGCTGA
- the LOC126355515 gene encoding cuticle protein 16.5-like isoform X1: MNTLIVLSAVLAVAVAKPGYLGAAPAAVVAPAAYAAPAVLAAPVHAGYAAYGPAPVAVRSDGYLLDTPAVAATRAAHLTAVAQTQARDAVINGAALAYAARAYAAPAVAYAAPAHVAYAAPAAYAAPGALAAAAHLHAKAALLG; encoded by the exons ATGAACACCCTG ATCGTCCTGAGCGCCGTCCTGGCCGTCGCCGTGGCTAAGCCCGGCTACCTGGGTGCCGCTCCCGCCGCAGTCGTCGCCCCCGCTGCGTACGCCGCCCCCGCGGTGCTGGCCGCCCCCGTGCACGCCGGCTACGCCGCCTACGGCCCCGCCCCCGTCGCCGTGCGCTCCGACGGCTACCTGCTGGACACCCCTGCCGTCGCCGCCACCAGGGCCGCCCACCTGACCGCCGTCGCCCAGACTCAGGCCCGTGACGCCGTCATCAACGGCGCCGCCCTCGCCTACGCTGCCCGTGCTTACGCCGCCCCCGCTGTGGCGTACGCCGCCCCCGCTCACGTCGCctatgccgcccccgccgcctacgCTGCCCCTGGTGCTCTCGCCGCCGCCGCCCATCTCCATGCTAAAGCTGCTCTGCTGGGCTGA